In Gemmatimonadota bacterium, a single window of DNA contains:
- a CDS encoding ABC transporter ATP-binding protein: protein MPNDLPAAEPLIRMTGIQKIFYTDEVETHALADIHLDIRPGEYVAINGPSGCGKTTLLSILGLLDTPTGGTYILSNEDVSNLSAADRARIRNRQIGFIFQAFNLIGDLTVYENVELPLTYRGMGAAERKKRVHDALERVGMSHRVKHYPSQLSGGQQQRVAVARAVAGDPAILLADEPTGNLDSTNGEAVMELLRELHRGGATICMVTHDPRYARHADRSIHIFDGRVVDEMAGSPT, encoded by the coding sequence ATGCCTAACGACCTGCCGGCGGCCGAGCCCCTCATTCGCATGACGGGGATCCAGAAGATCTTCTACACCGACGAGGTGGAGACGCATGCCCTGGCCGACATCCACCTCGACATCCGTCCGGGCGAGTACGTGGCGATCAACGGCCCCTCGGGGTGCGGCAAGACGACGCTGCTGTCGATCCTGGGGCTGCTCGACACGCCCACGGGCGGCACGTACATCCTCAGCAACGAGGACGTCTCGAACCTCTCGGCGGCCGACCGCGCGCGCATTCGCAACCGGCAGATCGGCTTCATCTTCCAGGCGTTCAACCTCATCGGCGACCTCACGGTCTACGAGAACGTCGAGCTCCCGCTGACGTATCGCGGGATGGGGGCGGCCGAGCGCAAGAAGCGCGTGCACGACGCGCTGGAGCGCGTGGGGATGTCGCACCGCGTGAAGCACTATCCGTCGCAGCTCTCCGGCGGTCAGCAGCAGCGCGTGGCCGTGGCGCGTGCGGTGGCCGGCGACCCGGCGATCCTGCTGGCCGACGAGCCGACGGGGAACCTCGACTCGACGAACGGCGAGGCGGTGATGGAGCTGCTGCGCGAGCTGCATCGCGGCGGGGCGACGATCTGCATGGTGACGCACGATCCGCGCTACGCGCGCCATGCCGACCGTTCGATCCACATCTTCGACGGGCGGGTGGTCGACGAGATGGCGGGCTCCCCCACATGA
- a CDS encoding ABC transporter permease, translated as MDTLRQDVAFALRALAKSPGFSAIAIACIALGIGANVFVWSPINAILLRPLPYHESERVMQLSGYVTTEQRGTYGSWSFPDYVDASTELRDVFASVAVHTTRSFNVGGGTEPERLRGARVSPSLFPLLGVRPALGRFFRPDEDGDARVAVIGYGVWERKFGRAPDIIGRTIPIDGAPYEVIGVMARGMRIPEREDLWLPLHPGEARAHRDWRFYQVSARLAPGVSVEQADARLSTFMRGLEQRHGDTNRSQSAWVVPMNDLIAREVRPVFLTMLGAVGFVLLIACANVANLLLARGSARQREVAVRLAMGASRLRIVRQFLTESFLLAVAGGTLGLLLGTWTIELFMTRMIPTTVPYWMTFDVDRTIVLITIGTTLITGLVFGAVPALQLSRPSLTETLKDGGTRGASAGTATGRTRHALVVTELAMSMVLLVGAGLMVRSFLATQDAPLGYGTRDVLGFELALAGDRYGSDTARAAFSQRLAERLTAIPGVRRVGMTTQLPVASCCRTDVYFPEGKTYPQSSGPYAWYTAADPGFLPAMQIPLLDGRGFEPNDALPTAAPVVIVDSVLAAREWPGERAVGKRVRLGTEGSPLATVVGVIPHVIMRDVAEITQPQAVVPMPAGTGGTRWYAVHVNGDPAALIPAVRAAVRTLDPDLPLAQVASMEAVVKDRMFQPRVYGTMFALFAAIALLLAMIGLYGVMSYLVAQRTSELGIRMALGATARDVTRLVLGGAVRLLVVGLGLGIPAALGLAQLLRGVLYGVSATDPLTMLGIPLFLSLVALLASAIPARRAARVDPAIALRRE; from the coding sequence ATGGATACGCTCCGACAGGATGTAGCCTTCGCGCTGCGCGCCCTGGCCAAGTCGCCGGGGTTCAGCGCCATCGCCATCGCCTGTATCGCGTTAGGCATCGGCGCCAACGTCTTCGTCTGGTCGCCGATCAACGCGATCCTGCTGCGCCCGCTCCCTTACCACGAGTCGGAGCGGGTGATGCAGTTGAGTGGGTACGTGACGACGGAGCAGCGGGGGACCTACGGGTCGTGGTCATTTCCCGACTACGTGGACGCGAGCACGGAGCTGCGCGACGTCTTTGCCAGCGTGGCCGTGCATACCACGCGCAGCTTCAATGTCGGCGGCGGTACGGAGCCCGAGCGACTGCGGGGGGCGCGCGTCTCGCCGTCCCTGTTTCCGCTGCTCGGCGTGCGCCCGGCGCTCGGCCGCTTCTTCCGTCCCGACGAGGATGGCGATGCGCGCGTGGCGGTGATCGGGTATGGCGTGTGGGAGCGCAAGTTCGGTCGCGCCCCCGACATCATCGGCCGCACGATCCCGATCGATGGGGCGCCGTACGAGGTCATCGGGGTCATGGCGCGCGGGATGCGCATTCCCGAGCGCGAGGACCTCTGGCTCCCGCTGCATCCTGGAGAGGCGCGCGCGCACCGGGACTGGCGCTTCTACCAGGTGTCGGCGCGGCTCGCCCCCGGTGTGAGCGTGGAACAGGCCGACGCGCGCCTGTCGACCTTCATGCGCGGACTGGAGCAGCGGCATGGCGACACCAACCGCAGCCAGTCGGCGTGGGTCGTTCCCATGAACGACCTCATCGCACGCGAGGTCCGTCCGGTCTTCCTCACGATGCTGGGCGCCGTGGGCTTCGTGTTGCTGATCGCCTGCGCCAACGTGGCCAACCTGCTGCTGGCGCGTGGCTCGGCGCGGCAGCGCGAGGTGGCGGTGCGGCTGGCGATGGGGGCCTCGCGGCTTCGCATCGTGCGGCAGTTCCTGACGGAGAGCTTCCTGCTCGCGGTGGCCGGCGGCACGCTGGGACTCCTGCTCGGGACGTGGACGATCGAGCTGTTCATGACGCGCATGATCCCGACGACGGTGCCCTACTGGATGACGTTCGACGTCGACCGGACGATCGTCCTGATCACGATCGGCACGACGCTGATAACCGGCCTCGTGTTCGGCGCCGTGCCGGCGTTGCAGCTGTCGCGACCGTCGCTCACGGAGACGCTGAAGGACGGGGGGACGCGCGGGGCGAGCGCCGGCACCGCGACCGGACGCACGCGGCATGCGCTGGTGGTCACCGAGCTTGCGATGTCGATGGTGCTGCTCGTCGGGGCCGGCCTCATGGTGCGGAGCTTCCTGGCCACGCAAGACGCGCCGCTGGGCTACGGCACGCGTGACGTGCTCGGCTTCGAACTGGCGCTGGCGGGCGACCGCTACGGCAGCGACACGGCGCGTGCCGCCTTCTCGCAGCGCCTGGCCGAGCGCCTCACGGCGATTCCCGGTGTGCGTCGTGTCGGGATGACCACCCAGCTTCCGGTCGCCAGCTGCTGCCGGACCGACGTGTATTTCCCCGAGGGCAAGACGTATCCGCAATCGTCGGGACCGTACGCCTGGTACACCGCGGCCGACCCCGGCTTCCTGCCGGCGATGCAGATCCCGCTGCTCGACGGGCGCGGCTTCGAGCCCAACGACGCGCTGCCGACTGCGGCACCGGTCGTCATCGTCGACTCGGTGCTCGCGGCGCGCGAGTGGCCGGGGGAGCGCGCCGTGGGCAAGCGCGTGCGCCTGGGGACCGAAGGGAGCCCGCTGGCGACGGTGGTCGGGGTGATCCCGCACGTCATCATGCGCGACGTGGCGGAGATCACGCAGCCCCAGGCCGTCGTCCCGATGCCCGCCGGCACCGGCGGCACGCGCTGGTATGCCGTGCACGTGAACGGAGACCCGGCCGCGTTGATCCCGGCGGTGCGCGCCGCGGTGCGCACGCTCGATCCCGACCTCCCGCTGGCGCAGGTGGCGTCGATGGAGGCGGTGGTCAAGGATCGCATGTTCCAGCCGCGCGTCTACGGCACCATGTTCGCCCTGTTTGCCGCGATCGCGTTGCTGCTGGCGATGATCGGGCTGTACGGGGTGATGTCGTACCTGGTGGCGCAGCGCACGAGTGAGCTGGGGATCCGCATGGCGCTGGGGGCGACGGCGCGCGACGTCACGCGCCTGGTGCTGGGCGGCGCCGTCCGGCTCCTGGTCGTTGGACTCGGGCTCGGCATCCCCGCTGCGCTGGGGCTCGCCCAGCTGTTGCGCGGGGTGTTGTACGGCGTGAGCGCCACCGACCCGCTCACCATGCTGGGGATCCCGCTCTTCCTGTCGCTCGTCGCGCTGCTCGCCAGCGCCATCCCCGCGCGGCGCGCCGCGCGGGTCGACCCTGCCATTGCCCTGCGCCGCGAATAG